A window of Roseiflexus castenholzii DSM 13941 genomic DNA:
GCATGGCGGTCTGGCGCAGGGCATTGCTCAGGCGCTGTTCGAGGAGGTGGTGTACGACGAAAATGGGCAGTTGCTCAGCGGGTCGCTGATGGATTATACTCTTCCGCGCGCCGATGATCTGCCTGCGTTTGTGGTGGAACAAACAGTCACGCCAACGCCGCACAATCCGCTTGGCGCCAAGGGGATCGGCGAAGCGGCAACAATCGGCTCGACGCCTGCCATTGTTAATGCCGTCGTAGACGCGCTCAAACATCTTGGCGTGCGGCATATCGACATGCCGCTGCGACCTGAGAAAGTCTGGCGCGCCTGCCGTCAGGCTCAGGATGGAGCGTAAGCGTTGTTCGTGCACTCGCGGGCTGGCGATTTGCGGCGCCAGCGCCAATGAAAGGAGCGCTCTTATGGGTCTCGGTCCGTTGTTCGGCAAAGATAAGGATAAGACGGAAGAGGAGAAATCGGAGCAGCAGAAGATCGGCGAGACGATCAAGAACCTGAGTGATCGTATCTACGAACTTCAGAAGCAACTCAATCAGCGCACCTCCGAAATCGATCAGTTGACTATGCAACTGGCTGAGGCTCAGAAGCAGGCGGAAGCCGCCAGAGGCGCCGCAAGCGCAGAACGATTGACGGTCGCTGCAACGCAGGAGGCGCTGCACGATGCCAACGCGCGCGTGCGCGAACTCGAAGCGCAGATCGGCCAACTGGCGAAGGAAAAGGCTGCGATGGAAGAGCAGGCGAAGAGCGCCAGCGCTGCCGTCGCAGAACTGGCTGGCAGCAAACCGGGTCTGGCAGTCGGTGCAACCGCCTGGGTGCAGAAGGCGGGCGGCAAGAATCTGCGACGCCGCAGCGCCCCCGGTCTTCACTCGCAGGTGCACGACGGTCTGGCGCCGGGCACGCAACTCACGCTGCTCGAAGGTCCTGTCGCCGCCGACGGGTATCACTGGTGGCGCATCCGCGCTGCCGATGGCCGCGAAGGATGGGTGGCCGGCGAGGAATTGGTGACTGCGCCTGAGTGACATGTGGTGCAAGAAGAAACTCGACCGCTCGCAGTGTCGCGTGGCTCGGTCGCCGAAGTGCTCGCGGCATTTGCGCGCCTGGGAGTGACATCGTTCGGCGGCCCGATTGCGCATCTGGGGTATTTTCGGGAAGAGTTCGTCGTTCGGCGGCGCTGGCTCGATGATCGCACCTATGCCGATCTGGTGGCGCTCTGTCAGTTTCTGCCGGGTCCGGCGAGTAGCCAGGTCAGTGTCGCGCTTGGCATCATGCGCGCCGGTCTGCCGGGTGGCGTGGCGGCATGGCTGGGGTTTACCCTTCCGTCAGCGCTGTTGATGATTGCAGCGGCATATGGCGTTGTGTGGCTCGGCGCAGATACGGCGGCGTTGCGCGGGCTGAAGGTTGTTGCAGTGGCGGTTGTGGCGCAGGCGGTGTGGGGTATGGCGCGCACTCTCTGCCCCGACCGCATACGCGCAACGATAGCGATCCTTGCGGCGGTGGCGTTGCTTGTCTGGAGCAATGCGCTGGCGCAGATCGTTATCATTGTCGCTGGCGGAGTTGTTGGTTGGCGGTTGTTACGGTGCGGCGCGCCGCTGGCGGCGCCGCTGGCGTTGCCGTCGTTTGATCGCCGCCTGGCGATTGGGTGCTGGATCGTCTTCTTCGGGCTGCTCGTTGCGCTGCCGCTGGCGCGCGCGGCGTTCCCGTTCCACGCGCTCGCGCTCTTCGATAGTTTCTATCGCGCCGGCGCGCTGGTCTTCGGCGGCGGGCATGTGGTTCTGCCGTTGCTCCGCGCCGAGGTGACGCCGCCAGGGTGGGTCGGTGATGCGCAGTTCATCGCTGGCTACGGCATGGCGCAGGCTGTGCCCGGTCCGCTATTCACGTTTGCGGCATACCTGGGGGCTGTTCAGACATCACCGCTCAACGGTTGGGCAGGGGGCATGCTGGCGCTGCTGGCGATCTTTCTGCCCGCGTGGTTGCTGGTCATCGGTGCGCTGCCGTTCTGGGATTGGCTGCGCTCCCGAGAAGAAGCGCAGGCAGCGCTGCGCGGCGTCAACGCCGTGGTCGTTGGCATTCTCCTTGCTACCCTCTATACGCCGGTCATGACCGGTGCTATCATGACGCCGCGTGATGCAGCCCTCGCGCTGGGATGCTTCGGGATGCTGACGCTGTGGAAATGGCCGCCGTGGCTGGTTGTCGTTGTTGCTGCGGGGGTTGGTTGGAGGGTAGGGGGTTAGAGGTTAGAGGTTATGAGAACTGAGAACCGGGAACCAATGCAGACACAGACACGCGATCACATCTTCACTGTTCACGGCATCGACTGTGCGCATTGTGCGAACACTATCGAGGTGAGCCTGGTTCGTCTCGATGGCGTCGAGGTGTGTGAACTGAATGCCACGACAGGACGGCTGCGCGTGCGCGGCGCTGTCGAACCTGATACAGTTATCGCGTATGTGCGTTCGTTGGGGTATGAAGCGACGCCGACTGACGAGACCGGTGCAACTTCGCCTTCTTCGGACGCGCCAGTGTCGTTTGTCCGATTTATGTGGCAGCGTGTCGAGACGCGCCTGGCATTGGTCGGCGCCGTGCTGATCGTTCCAGGTGTGGTGTTGCACGAACTCCTTGGCTGGCGCACTCTTTGGATCGACGCGCTGGCATGGGCTGCCCTGGTCGCTGCCGGGTTGCCGATTGCGCGCAGCGCCTGGCGATCACTGGTCGTCAGCCGAACTATCTCGATCAATGCTCTGATGACTATTGCAGCGGTCGGCGCCGTCATTATCGGCGCGCACGTCGAGGCAGGGCTGGTGATGGTGTTGTTTGCGATTGGCGAGGCGATTGAAGGGTTTACGGCAGCGCGCGCGCGGGACGCCATTCGTTCGCTCATGACCCTCGCGCCCGAAACGGCGCTGCGTCTGCGCGATGGATACGAGACGCGCGTGCCGGTTGCCGAACTGGAAGTCGGAGATGTGATCATTGTGCGCCCTGGTGAGCGTGTGCCGATGGATGGCGTGGTGCGCAGCGGCGCAACCCACGTCGATCAGGCGCCGATCACCGGTGAGAGCGTGCCGGTTGTCAAAACGCCGGGGGCACACGTGTATGCCGGGAGCATCAATGGCGAAGGTGTGATGGAGGTGGTCGTCACGCATCCGGCGAGTGAGAATACGATCAGTCGGATGATCCGCCTGGTGCAGGAGGCGCAGGACCGTCGCGCGCCGGTGCAGCGTATGATCGACCGCTTTGCAGGCTGGTATACGCCTGCGGTGGTTGGCATTGCTGCGCTGATGGCGACTGTGCCGCCATTACTGTTCGGGCAGCCGTTCTGGAACCCGTCGCCGGACGAAACCGGGTGGTTCTACCGCAGCCTGGCGTTGCTGGTTGTCGCCTGCCCCTGTGCGTTGGTGATCAGCACGCCGGTCAGCGTGGTCAGTGCGTTGAGCGCCGCCGCGCGCGCCGGTGTGCTGATCAAAGGCGGCGCGGCGCTCGAGGCGCTTGGTGGTATACGCGCGGTTGCGTTCGATAAAACGGGCACCCTGACGACCGGCAAGCCGACGCTTGTGATGGTGCGTTCGGTCGATTGCCGCGAACCGGAACAGAACAATGACGCGCGGTGTGACGCATGCGATACGCTGCTCGAACTCGCCTGTGCCGTTGAGCGGCGCTCGGAACATCCGCTGGCGCACGCCATTGTTGATGCAGCGCGTAGGCGAGGTCTCAGCCAGACCGTGCCGCCTGCCGCGTCGGTCGCTGCTCTGCCAGGGCACGGTATTATCGGCGAGGTTGAAGGGCGCACAGTGGTGATCGGCAGCCACCGCTATTTCGATGAAACATCACCCCACCCACGTTCCTTTTGCAACCGCGCAGAACAGGATGCCAGCGTCGGCAGGACGCCGCTGATGATCAGCGTCGATGGGGTTTTCGCCGGTATGTTGAGCGTCGCCGATACAGTGCGCCCCGAAAGCCGTGAGGCGGTGGCTCTACTCCGTGAGGCGGGGATCGAGCATATCATTATGCTGACCGGTGACCGCCGTGAGACGGCATATGCCGTCGCTGCCGACGTCGGTGTCGATGATGTGCGCGCTGAAGTGCTTCCTGCTCACAAAGCGGAGACGGTTGAGAATCTCCGCGCTGCCTATGGCGCTGTGGCGATGGTCGGCGATGGCATCAACGACACGCCTGCCCTGGCATCGGCGACGGTCGGAATTGCTATCGGTGCAGCGCACGGCGGCGCGAATCAGGCGATGGAGACCGCCGATGTGACGTTGATGAGCAACGATCTTCGTCGCCTGCCGTTCGTGTTCGCGCTGGCGCGCGCCGCGCGACGAACCATTATGCTCAATGTTGCATTCAGCATCGCCGTGAAAGTGGTGTTTCTGGCGATTGTCGCAGCAGGATGGAGCACCATGTGGATGGCGGTGTTCGCCGATATGGGAACGTCGCTGCTCGTGACGTTGAACGGTCTCCGGTTGCTTGGCTTCCGTCCCAAAACAGAAGCGTTTTCCTGAACGATAGCGCCAACCCGATTGCTGTCGGGATGCTGACAGTACACTCGACCGAACCGGTCAGTATCACGTCGTCGCCGAAGCGCTGCAACTGGATGGACCGGTCTGCACAAATTGGAGGCGCCGACGCTCAGACCGGCGGCGCTGACATCCCGGCAGCAATGCCGCGCTAGCGGCGGCATCGCCGGAAAGGGGGCGGCTGGATGCGGTTGCGCCGGAAGCGCCGCTCGGATGTTGCGTATATTGAACAGGGAGATCAGGGATGTCCGACCTCTTTCGGCTCACTATTGAAGACGCCGCCGACCTGCTGGCGCGCCGTGAGATTTCGGCGGTCGAGTTGACCAGCGCGCACCTGGATCGCATTGCGACCCACGATACGCGCCTCAACAGTTTTATTACGGTCACTGCCGACCACGCGCTGGCACAGGCGCGCGCTGCCGATAACGAACTGGCGCGTGGCGCGCGCCGCAGTCCGCTGCACGGCATTCCGATTGCGCTGAAAGACCTGTACGATACCGCAGGCGTTCGCACCACCGCCGGTGCGACCTTCTTTGCCGAGCGTATGCCGGACGTGGATGCGCGCGCGGTAACTCTGCTGTACCAGGCAGGCGCGGTGTTGCTCGGTAAACTGAACATGCACGAATGGGCATTAGGCGTCACGAATATTAATCCGCACTATGGTCCTTCGCGCAACCCCTGGGATACCTCGCGCATCACCGGCGGTTCTTCGGGTGGCGCGGCGGCGGCGCTGGCGGCCGGTCTGTGCATGGGGGCGCTAGGGAGTGATACTGGCGGCAGCATCCGCATCCCGGCATCCCTCTGCGGTATCGTCGGGTTCAAACCGACCTTTGGACGGGTCAGCCTGCAAGGTGTTGTGCCATTGAGCTGGAACCTCGACCACGCCGGTCCAATGGCGCGCACCGTGACCGATGCTGCGCTCCTGTTGCAGGCGATTGCCGGGTACGACCCGGACGATCCGGTGAGCGTCGCCGCGCCGGTGGATGATCTGCTTGCCAGCATCGATGCAGGCGTGGGCGGATGGCGCATCGCGCTGGCGGACGATGCCCATTTCGGCAATGCCGACGCAGAGGTTCTGGCATCTGTTCATCGGGCTGCCGGCGTGTTCGAGGAGTTGGGTGCGCGCGTCGAACGTGTCGATCTCGGTCGTGGACAGGACGCAGCGCAAATGAATGCGTTGATGACCACCAGTGATGCTGCGGCGTTTCACCGTGACCGGTTGCGCGCGCATCCAGAGCAGTTTGGCGCAGATGTGCGGATGCGCCTGGAACGCGGTGCAGCCTTTACCTCCACCGAGTATATTCTGGCGCGCCGCTTTCAGAGCGAGTGGCGGCGCCAACTGGAACGCCTCTTCGAGCAGTTCGATGTGTTGTTGACACCTACAACACCGATTACGGCGCTCCCTATCGAAGGACTGGATTCGGTCGAAGCAGCCCGTCAGTTGACCCGCTGCACAGCGCCTTTTAACCTTGCCGGTCTGCCGGCGCTATCGGCGCCGTGTGGTATGAGCGCCGCCGGTTTGCCGATCGGGTTGCAGATCGTTGCAGCGCCGTGGCGTGAAGCGCATGTGCTGCGCGCGGGCAAGGCGTTCGAGCGTGCCACCTCATGGCATCGCCAGACGCCGCCGGGATGGTGAGCCATGACCCTGGCTACGGATCACCCGCGGTTCTATCTCGGCTGCGCTGTCTGGGCGCACGCTTCGTGGTCTGGCGTTCTCTTCCCGCGCGGCAGCCGCAGCGCCGATTACCTGCGCCTGTATAGCCGCCGTCTGACGACTGTTGAAGGCAATACGACCTTCTATGCCATTCCGTCGGCTGAGACGGTGCAGCGATGGGTGGATGAGACGCCGCCCTCGTTCCGCTTCTGCTTCAAACTTCCGCGCGACATCAGCCATCAGGGACCACTGGCGGGACGGAGGCGCGAAACTGACGCCTTTGTGCAGCGCATGGCGCCGCTCGGCGAACGGCTGGGTCCGTTCTTTCTCCAGTTGCCGCCGGGTTATTCGCCGCATCAGATGAACGACCTGGCGTCATGGCTCTCAGCGTGGAACCCCGCGTATCGTCTGGCGGTCGAAGTGCGTCACCCGGAGTGGTATGCGCCGCAGGGAGAAGCGGCGCTGATGGCGCTGCTGGAGGAGCATGGCATCGGGCGGGTGCTCATGGATGTGCGCCCGCTCGACCTGGGACCACTGCCCGGTGCGGAGGAGGACCTGCGCCGCGCGCGCGACAATAAGCCGGATGTGCCGCTCCATCCGTTGCGTAGCGCCTCCTTCGCGCTGGTGCGGTACATTGGCCACCCGGACGTGGCGCGGAACGACCCGCTGATCGACGAATGGGCAGCGCGGGTGCGCGCGTGGATTGCCGAAGGCACGATGGTGTTTTTCTTCATGCACTGCCCGGTGGAACGCGAGTCGCCGCTGCTCTGCCGCGCACTGCAACGTCGTCTCGATGGAACGCCCGGTGTGCCGCCTCTGCCGTGGGAGAGCGCCAGAGATGATAGCGAGCAACTGACGCTGTTTTGAACCCGACGAGGGATGGCGATTTGGATTATCAACGGGCAAGCCTTCAGCCGTTGCAGCGCCGGGCAAGCGGTCATCGGCAGCCAGAAAAGTGAGCGGCGGCAGTCCGGCGCTTGTAAGGCGGAGGGACACTTCCAGTGTCGAAGCCAGATGGAGTGCATCATAAGCGCGCAGAGGATGCTGTTCGAGAAGGTATTGCGCCCGGCGGAGCACATCACCCGTCATCGGCACAATCCGATAGCGGCGTCGACAGCAAGCCAGAAAATCATCGCGCACAGCGGCATAGACCGTCGGTAGCAACGTTCCTTCCCACCCGCCGATTCAGCGCACTGATCACTTCAATCATGCTCAAGCGCACTGTCTCAATTCGATTGCCTGCACGAGATGCGGTCAGATACCGGAACCATACTGAGCCTTGTGCCTGAATATGGCGCTTAACCAGAACACTGCTATCAGCGTAGAAAATCGCCACTAGAAACGCTCCTTACGATCCTCGATCACGATCTGCGAAAGCGGTGTGCCATCAGGAATGCGCCTCCATAGCGCATCGACTCGGGAATCTCTTCAGGCGTCTCCTGAAGTCCTGCAGCGAGCAGCAGCGCATCGAGCGTTGCACCATCAATGAGCGGGGTCCGAGCAGCGCCGGGTTTCGGCGAAGCAAGGAGTCCTTCAGATTGCAGTCGGGTAAACAGTGCCGCTAATGTGATGCTCTGCGTCGCTTCCGAAGGCGTTTCCAGAATTGTCAACAACCCGCGTTGCTTCCCGCTGACAACAATCGGCTCAAGCGGTTCGATCAGTCCATCGGCGTGCACAATGACTTCAATGGTTCGCGGCATGCTCTGATTCTCCTGATAATCATGGCGCTATGATAGCATAGCACAGGGGTGAGGAGGTGAACGAGCCATCTGCTGGCGGTCTTCCTGGTATGCCGCCAGTATTACCCATATAGCCCAAAAGTCATGGAGATCATCCCTGACCGATCCTGTACCTTGTAGGATGAATGGCGTTCCATTGTATCGCCGTCGTACAGGAGTGAACAAATGAAACATCTATCATCTCTGGTGCGTTGGCTGACTATTGTCGGCATCTGTTTCATCTGGACAGCGACACCGGTTCGCGCCGCCAGCGTGGTTGGCGACGGCACGCCGGCGAGTTGCACCGAAGCTGCGCTTCGTGCCGCTGTCGCCGGCGGCGGGTTGGTTACGTTCAACTGCGGTCCTCAACCCGTGACGATCACTCTCTCACGTCAATTGGAATTGCGCCAGAATACCGAGATCGATGGCGGCGGTCCGCAGCAAGGCGGCCGGGTGACGCTGAGCGGCGGCGGGCGCACCCGCATTATCTGGCTCTACGACGCAACGCTGACAATCCGCAATCTGACTCTGATTGATGGCCGGAGTGTTGAGGGTGGGGCGATTCGTTCCGCCGGTCTGAACTCACAGGTCTTTATCTACAACAGCATCTTTCGCAATAACGATAGCACTGCTGGTACTGATGAAGAAGGCGGTGGCGCCATTTCCATGCATTTTGGCAAACTCCACATTGAAGATAGCCTCTTCGAGCAGAATCGCGGCATCAATGGCGGCGCCATCTACAATTTGCGGTGTCCGATCACGGTCTTGCGTTCGACATTCCGTAACAACGATAGTTCAATTGGCGGGGTTGTGGCTAATTTCGGCTTCGGCGGCGCGATCTACAATGATGGCGCCGGTCAACAAGGCGCAGGCGGGCAGATTATTATCCGTGATAGTATTTTTGCCGGGAACAAAGCGCGCAATTTTGGCGGCGCAGTCTACTCATACCTCTACTACCCCGATCGCTCTGAAGTCGAGCGTAGTTTTTTTGCCGACAACATTGTCTATCTCAACAGTAATAATCGGGCAAGCGGCGGCGCTTTGATGCATCACAATGGTCCGCTCACCCTGCGCGACTCGACGTTTGTCAACAACCGTTCGGAAGATGCCGGCGGGGCGATTGTGATCGCGCAGAGCGTCTTCCATTCCGGCTGGAACCGCTCGACGCTGACCAATCTCACGGTGGTTGGTAATCGCGCCGATGCGCAAAACGCCGATAAAGGCGGCGGCGGCGGTCTCTATTTCAATGGCGGGCAGGCTACGGTCATAAATGTTACCGTTGCGTATAATTACGCCGATCGGCTCGGCGGCGGCATCTACAATACGTCCAGCAATGGCGCCGATGTCGAGTTGCGGAATGTGATCATCGCCGGTAATCGACTCGGGAGCGCCCACGACTCGGTGCAGTGTTTCGGCGCGTTTCGCGGCAGCCGCAATCTGCAAAGTCCCGAAGGCCGCGACTGCATAAGTGGTATCACGAGGACCGATCCGCGGCTCGAGGCGGCTGTCGCTGACCATGGCGGCCCGTTGCCAACCCTTGCGTTACTCGCCGGCAGCCCGGCAATCGATGCCGGCGCCGATTGTCCATCGTTCGATCAACGGGGAGCGGCGCGGGTAGGCGCGTGCGATCTGGGCGCATTTGAGTATGGTGGAACGGCGCCGGTCAACCGGCTCGATCCGCCAACCCTCGTTGGGCTGAGCAGTAAGAATGGCGGTCCCCTTGTGCACCTATCGTTCAATCCGGTCGCCGGCGCAGTGTGGTACGAAGCCGAAGCGCAGCGAGACGATGGCGCCACGTGGGTGCTCACGGTCGCCAACAACACCATCCTCCTTGATCGCGGGCGCTATGCCGTCCGTCTTCGCGCCTGCAATGACCTCGTATGTAGTGCGTTTGGCAATAGTGTAAGCGTTGAAGTGACCACTGCGCCGTTCACATCATTCGCGCCTCTCGTCGCCAGGTAGGGGAGGGGAGATTGGCAACATCAATTATCGATGCCCCCTTCACCTTGCTTGCGCCTTTGTTGAAGGTATGCTATTATCACATGTGTCATAAGAACCTCGACAAGTGAATACCATCGCGGTGACCCGCAGGCCCGGATGCCAGGGCATAAAGGTGGAAGCTGGTGCAAGTCCAGCGCTGTGCCGCAACTGTAACCGGCAATCGTTGCCGGAAGCCAGGACGCCTGCCGCGATGTTGATTGTGTTCGACCCTTCTCGAGCCAGGGAGGAGAACATGTTCTATGCCCCTTTCTCGCACGCAATGGGCAGGTCATGTCACCCCGGTTCTCGGAAGAGACCGGGGTGGTTTGTTGTTGGGCAGTGCAACCGGGAGCGATACGCTGCCGACGGCGTCCAGATAATCGGCGGCCGTTGGGCGGAGGTCCGGCGTGACTGTGAATGACGACGACCTGTGCC
This region includes:
- a CDS encoding SH3 domain-containing protein translates to MGLGPLFGKDKDKTEEEKSEQQKIGETIKNLSDRIYELQKQLNQRTSEIDQLTMQLAEAQKQAEAARGAASAERLTVAATQEALHDANARVRELEAQIGQLAKEKAAMEEQAKSASAAVAELAGSKPGLAVGATAWVQKAGGKNLRRRSAPGLHSQVHDGLAPGTQLTLLEGPVAADGYHWWRIRAADGREGWVAGEELVTAPE
- the chrA gene encoding chromate efflux transporter, with product MVQEETRPLAVSRGSVAEVLAAFARLGVTSFGGPIAHLGYFREEFVVRRRWLDDRTYADLVALCQFLPGPASSQVSVALGIMRAGLPGGVAAWLGFTLPSALLMIAAAYGVVWLGADTAALRGLKVVAVAVVAQAVWGMARTLCPDRIRATIAILAAVALLVWSNALAQIVIIVAGGVVGWRLLRCGAPLAAPLALPSFDRRLAIGCWIVFFGLLVALPLARAAFPFHALALFDSFYRAGALVFGGGHVVLPLLRAEVTPPGWVGDAQFIAGYGMAQAVPGPLFTFAAYLGAVQTSPLNGWAGGMLALLAIFLPAWLLVIGALPFWDWLRSREEAQAALRGVNAVVVGILLATLYTPVMTGAIMTPRDAALALGCFGMLTLWKWPPWLVVVVAAGVGWRVGG
- a CDS encoding heavy metal translocating P-type ATPase; this encodes MQTQTRDHIFTVHGIDCAHCANTIEVSLVRLDGVEVCELNATTGRLRVRGAVEPDTVIAYVRSLGYEATPTDETGATSPSSDAPVSFVRFMWQRVETRLALVGAVLIVPGVVLHELLGWRTLWIDALAWAALVAAGLPIARSAWRSLVVSRTISINALMTIAAVGAVIIGAHVEAGLVMVLFAIGEAIEGFTAARARDAIRSLMTLAPETALRLRDGYETRVPVAELEVGDVIIVRPGERVPMDGVVRSGATHVDQAPITGESVPVVKTPGAHVYAGSINGEGVMEVVVTHPASENTISRMIRLVQEAQDRRAPVQRMIDRFAGWYTPAVVGIAALMATVPPLLFGQPFWNPSPDETGWFYRSLALLVVACPCALVISTPVSVVSALSAAARAGVLIKGGAALEALGGIRAVAFDKTGTLTTGKPTLVMVRSVDCREPEQNNDARCDACDTLLELACAVERRSEHPLAHAIVDAARRRGLSQTVPPAASVAALPGHGIIGEVEGRTVVIGSHRYFDETSPHPRSFCNRAEQDASVGRTPLMISVDGVFAGMLSVADTVRPESREAVALLREAGIEHIIMLTGDRRETAYAVAADVGVDDVRAEVLPAHKAETVENLRAAYGAVAMVGDGINDTPALASATVGIAIGAAHGGANQAMETADVTLMSNDLRRLPFVFALARAARRTIMLNVAFSIAVKVVFLAIVAAGWSTMWMAVFADMGTSLLVTLNGLRLLGFRPKTEAFS
- a CDS encoding Asp-tRNA(Asn)/Glu-tRNA(Gln) amidotransferase GatCAB subunit A, translating into MSDLFRLTIEDAADLLARREISAVELTSAHLDRIATHDTRLNSFITVTADHALAQARAADNELARGARRSPLHGIPIALKDLYDTAGVRTTAGATFFAERMPDVDARAVTLLYQAGAVLLGKLNMHEWALGVTNINPHYGPSRNPWDTSRITGGSSGGAAAALAAGLCMGALGSDTGGSIRIPASLCGIVGFKPTFGRVSLQGVVPLSWNLDHAGPMARTVTDAALLLQAIAGYDPDDPVSVAAPVDDLLASIDAGVGGWRIALADDAHFGNADAEVLASVHRAAGVFEELGARVERVDLGRGQDAAQMNALMTTSDAAAFHRDRLRAHPEQFGADVRMRLERGAAFTSTEYILARRFQSEWRRQLERLFEQFDVLLTPTTPITALPIEGLDSVEAARQLTRCTAPFNLAGLPALSAPCGMSAAGLPIGLQIVAAPWREAHVLRAGKAFERATSWHRQTPPGW
- a CDS encoding DUF72 domain-containing protein, giving the protein MTLATDHPRFYLGCAVWAHASWSGVLFPRGSRSADYLRLYSRRLTTVEGNTTFYAIPSAETVQRWVDETPPSFRFCFKLPRDISHQGPLAGRRRETDAFVQRMAPLGERLGPFFLQLPPGYSPHQMNDLASWLSAWNPAYRLAVEVRHPEWYAPQGEAALMALLEEHGIGRVLMDVRPLDLGPLPGAEEDLRRARDNKPDVPLHPLRSASFALVRYIGHPDVARNDPLIDEWAARVRAWIAEGTMVFFFMHCPVERESPLLCRALQRRLDGTPGVPPLPWESARDDSEQLTLF
- a CDS encoding choice-of-anchor Q domain-containing protein, which encodes MKHLSSLVRWLTIVGICFIWTATPVRAASVVGDGTPASCTEAALRAAVAGGGLVTFNCGPQPVTITLSRQLELRQNTEIDGGGPQQGGRVTLSGGGRTRIIWLYDATLTIRNLTLIDGRSVEGGAIRSAGLNSQVFIYNSIFRNNDSTAGTDEEGGGAISMHFGKLHIEDSLFEQNRGINGGAIYNLRCPITVLRSTFRNNDSSIGGVVANFGFGGAIYNDGAGQQGAGGQIIIRDSIFAGNKARNFGGAVYSYLYYPDRSEVERSFFADNIVYLNSNNRASGGALMHHNGPLTLRDSTFVNNRSEDAGGAIVIAQSVFHSGWNRSTLTNLTVVGNRADAQNADKGGGGGLYFNGGQATVINVTVAYNYADRLGGGIYNTSSNGADVELRNVIIAGNRLGSAHDSVQCFGAFRGSRNLQSPEGRDCISGITRTDPRLEAAVADHGGPLPTLALLAGSPAIDAGADCPSFDQRGAARVGACDLGAFEYGGTAPVNRLDPPTLVGLSSKNGGPLVHLSFNPVAGAVWYEAEAQRDDGATWVLTVANNTILLDRGRYAVRLRACNDLVCSAFGNSVSVEVTTAPFTSFAPLVAR